ATATTTCCTTGTGGCGGCCATTGACCATTGGGCGGGCTTGCGGATTTCCTAAGTAGCCGCAGGTTCGCTTAACCACGTCAACTGTCTTGGGATCGCTGTTGCCACAGTTTGGACAGGTGAAGCCCCGCTCGGTCGGCGTGAAATCTCCCTCAAAGTTACACTTGTAACAGCGGTCAATCGGTGTATTGGTTCCCAGATAGCCGACCCGATCATAGGCATAGTCCCAGACAGCTTCCAGTGCCTTTGGATTTTGCTGCAGCACAGGATATTCACAGTAGTGAATAAAGCCACCAGAAGCACCCACTTCAGGATAAATCTTCTCAAAGTCCAGCTTTTCAAAAGGTGTTGGATTCTTGCGCACATCGTAGTGGAAGGAGTTGGTATAGTATTCTTTGTCAGTAATATCTGGAACGATGCCAAACTTCTCTGTATCCAAACGGCAAAAACGGTCGGTCAGGCTTTCGGATGGCGTCGAGTAAACAGAGAAATGATAGTCATACTGATCTGACCACTCTTCCACACGGCGTTTCATATCTTTGACAATAGCAATCGTAAAATCCTTGGCTTCAGGATTAGTCTCCCAATTACCGCCGTAAAAGACTGCTGCCACTTCATACAGACCGATATAGCCTAGGGAGACCGTTGCACGACGGTGAGTAAAGAGCTGGTCTACCTGATCATACTTGCCCAGACGTTGGCCAAAAGCCCCATACTGATAAAGAATCGGTGCATTGGCTGGACTGGCTTCCTTCGTCCGCTCCACTCGGTAAACCAAAGCATCCTCAGCGATATTCATCCGCTCGTTAAAGATTTCCCAGAATTTATCCAGATCCCCCTCGGATTCAAGCGCAATCCGCGGCAGATTGACAGTAACGACACCCAGATTCATACGGCCGGAGTTGACTTCCTGACCATTTTCATCTTTCCAGCCTTGCAGGAAAGAACGGCAGCCCATCGGCACCTTGAAGGATCCGGTCAAGTCGATAATCTTGTCATAGGAAAGCACATCGGGATACATGCGCTTAGTGGCACACTCCAGAGCCAGTTCTTTGATGTCGTAGTTGGGCGTTCCCGGCTCTAGATTGAGCCCACGCTTCAGGGTGAAAATCAGCTTAGGGAAAATCGCCGTGCGGTGCTCGCTTCCCAACCCCTTGATACGGATATTGAGAATAGCCTTCTGAATTTCCCGCTCAAAACGATTGGTGCCCAGACCAAAGCCCAGCGAAGTAAAAGGAGTTTGACCGTTAGAGGTAAAGAGAGTATTGATCTCATACTCCAGCGACTGCATGGCATCGTAGATGTCCTTCTTGGTCTTCGCCCAGGCGTACTCTTCCTGCTTATCCGGCAAAACCCACTGCTCCGCATCCTTGAGATGCTTTTGATAATTAAGCTCAGCATAAGGCGCCAAGACTTCATCAATCCGGTCCGCTGAGCAACCTCCGTACTGGCTGGAAGCTACATTGGCAATAATCTGTGAGATTTGAGCTGTCGCGGTCTGGATAGACTTGGGACTCTCTACTTCTGCATTCCCAATTTTGAAGCCATTTTTCAGCATGCTGTCAAAGTCAATCAGACAGCAGTTGGTCATTGGTGTATAAGGGCTGTAGTCCAAATCATGATAGTGGATGTCCCCCTTCTGGTGAGCATTGGCCACATGAGGCGGCAGCATCTTAAGGCCGATGGACTTGCCGACAATCCCAGCTGTCAAATCCCGTTGGGTATTGAAAACATCGCTGTCCTTATTGGCATTCTCGTTAACCACCGTCCGATCTTTGTTGAGGAGCTTGTCAATGGTAAAGTTAATATCTGTTGCTTTTGAGCGCTCAAAATCCCGTTGGGTGCGGTAAGTGATATAGTTCTCCGCAATGGCATATTCCTTGGCATTCAAAAGCTCATGCTCAACGATATTCTGAATTTCATAGATTTTGACATACTTGGCGAAGCGACTGCTGATTTCTGCCACAACACGGTCTGTGATGGTTTCGAGCTTAGCCTCCAGCATGGGCGTCATGGGACCAAGGTCCTGAGCTGCCCGCACCATAGCCTTATAAATCTTGCTCACATCAAAATTCACTCTCCGGCCGTCTCGCTTCTCAACGTAGATGGCGGGCGCTGTATCAAATTTTTCTTCTCTTAAAATCATCACAAACACTCCCCTTCATCAATAAGTTATCTACCAAACATTATATCACTCCAAAATAAAAAATCAATATGTTGTGGTAAAATTGTTATTTTTTTATTTTATACACAACATATTGATTTAGTTACTTGCTTTGATAAAGCTTGAAGTGATTGAGTTCTAGGTCCACTTCTTCATAATCTTGAGAAATTTTCTTTTTTATATCTGAATAGAGTTTCACATCTTTATTGACTAAAATAAACTTCGGACTCGCCTCGTTTAAAGCGTTGCGCAATAAAATGCGATTCTCTTCCGTTCCTGTATAGAGCGACGGGCTCAGTAGAGAAATAGTTGATAAACGTTGCGCTTGTTGATAGAGACTTGCTGTATTGTCCCAAGCATAAATACTATCCTTGGCAGTGCTATTTTCACGGATATGTTGGGCTGCCAGATTTCTCTCCGCGGAAACTCCATTGGATAAAATATACTCATTTACAAACGGATAAGCTAGGAGGTAAAGCATCGCAAGCAAAGGTAGAAAGAGTTGCTTGCCCAAGTAACGATTCCAGCTAGAAGCATTGGTAGGCTTGCGGTGGCGTCTTTCATGTCCATCCCTGTCTCCACCTGTATCCAACCACAAGGCCAGCAGGAGCAAGGCAAAAGGCAGGGTTATCAACAACTGATAAGCGCCCTTCTCTGGCAGACCTAAAACTCCAACAAAGCTGATAGGGAGGCCTAATAGCCCAATAAAGCGCATACCACGCGCGTCAGTTGGTTCTTCTTTGAAAGCAAAAGCCGTCATCAGCGCTGTCAAAAAACCTAAACCTAGGAAGAGCAAGCCATAATAGAGTAAATGGTCTAATAAATAGTTGCTATTGAGACGAAAAGCCTCTAGAACATAAGTCACTTGGCTAATCGCCACACCAAAGGAACCATTCAAAACCGTATAGTAGCCCAGTGGATAAAAGACTAAAGAAAAACCTAATAGACCTGCCAGCAACTGGTAAAATCCACGCGCTTTTCGCTTGTCAGCGATACTGTACAGAAGCAAAAACAGCGTTGTCAATGAGTAAAAAAGCAGACTAAAAGCTGGCTCGATTAGAAAAGCCAAGGCTCCAACCATTCCAAAACGAATGAAAGATTCATCGCGGACACGCCCTTGTAAGTACTTCACTAGATGGGACAAACTCCAAAAGATAAATGGAAAGGCAAAAATCATAGAATAAGTTCCGCCAAATCCCAGCGTCAGTACAAACAAATAAAACAAGATTGTAATCTGGCGAGCCAGACCAGTCCTAACCGTTATATGCGTAATTGTTTGGAAGAGATAAATTCCTGCCAAGGTCAGGGCCACTACTTGGAAGAGTAGAAACACTACCGGACCAAGGAACAAATTCCCCAACCAGCTCAGCAAATAGTAGAGGAGACCGCTGGTTCCATATATGTTTGCATAGGCAACCTCTCCCTGAGCCAGCGCCCAGCCAGCGTACAGATTCTGCGACTGCAGGTTGGTAGCTAAGTTAGTCAGTAGAGGGTTGAACACGCTAGTCAGACTGACCAAGATGCTCCACACAAATAATCGAAAGGAGGGAAGCGGCTCGATTACTTTTTCTATCCGCCGTCTCTCATTCGTATTTTGCCAGGTCTCTGCGGACAAAGATACTGAAATTTCCACATTTTCCTGTCGGTTTCTATCATTCATAAAAGTTCTCCTTGATTTCCATACTATATAGTATATCAAAAAGCACTCTTTCTGTCAGCCTTATACTGGCTTCCTTTCTCCTTTTGTCCCTTCTTTGCCAAACGCTCCAAATCGCGAAATCTCAGGTAAACTGGCCGCTTTTCTGGACAAGGAAGCCGATAAATTATTTTTGCCATTTCCATCTTTAACCCTCCCTTGATTCTCTGCTCCCGATTTACTATTCGTAAAATCAAGACACTAATCACAAGAAAGCATGATTTGTAGCTAATATCTCAGCAAAAAACAGAAAAAAGAGGCTGGAACAAAAGTCCTAGCCTCTCAATTGTCTTTGGATTGTCAAGCAAGACGCAGGGGTTGAGTGGGCTCTACTGCGCTGATTTCATCAGCTTTTACAGCCCTACTCAACTGTGCGGAGGTGGGACGACGAAATCGAATTCTAACGAATTACCGATTTCTATCTCACTCTCTTTAAAGTAGCGGAGCAAATAATTGCATGATTTCCTTCAGTAAACGCTGGTACCAGCTATTCTGAAGGGTTTCAAGGGAGATTTCTTTGGAAACATCAAACAAGTCTTCAAAATCCTGCTTAATATCCGCAATCGATTCTGTTTGATACATAAGGACGGCATTTTCATAATGATGCACCAGACTACGGTAGTCAAAATTAATAGTTCCGACCACGGCTAACTCATCATCCGAAATAACGTTCTTACTGTGGATAAAACCAGGAGTGTACTCATAGATCCTAACACCAGCCTCCATCAAGTCTGGATAAGCACCACGAGTGACGATCTGAATCAGCTTTTTATCAGGAATAAATGGCGTCACAATGCGAACATCCACCCCTCTCATAGCTGCGTTTTTGATATCCTCTGTCAAATCATAATCAATAATCAAATAAGGAGTCGTAATATAGACGTAATCAATGGCTTGGTTGATGATATTCTGGTAGACAGCCTTGCCCACCTGTTCCTTATAAATCGGTTTGGGGCCACTACCATACGGGATATAAAGCCCTTTGCCTTCCACTCGCTGGCTATCAAAGTGATAACGGTCAAAGTCTGTAATTTCCCCGCGATTGATGTACCAATTCATCAAAAACAGACGCGTCAAGGCCTTCACTGCACTACCTTCCAGACGGACACCGCCATCTTTCCAATGCCCGAAACGCACGATATGGTTGATATACTCATCTGCCAGATTGATACCGCCTGTATAGCCGACTTGCCCATCCACCACCAAAATCTTGCGGTGGTCACGATTGTTATAGGCCACCGTCATCCGCGGAATCACCTTATTAAACTTATGGGCATCAATTCCCATCTTGCGCAGCCTTTTCGTATAATCTCCCGAAAGGGTTGCCATACAGCCAATATCATCGTAAAGCAGCTTGACTTCAACTCCCTGCTGGACTTTATCTACTAAAATCTCAAGGATACGATTCCACATCAAACCTGGATCAATGATATAAAATTCCAGAAAAATGAATTTCTTGGCCGAACGCAAATCATCTAGCATAGCCTCAAACATCTCTTCGCCAAGGGGGAAATACTGAGAAGCCGTGCCATCGTAGACATCAGCATTGTGATCCATACTCAGCAAAGACTTGACAATGCCAAAGGCTGATTTGTTTTCCTGCTTGAGTTCGACTCGCAGGTCATAGCTATTATCCTCTCGAAACTTCATTGAGTCCATTTTTTCCAGCTGCTGGATTTCTTTTTTGGAAAGGCGTCTCTCCCCAATCATCAGATAAAGCAGAAAACCAAAGACAGGTACGACTGCAAACAAGAGCCAAGTCACCTTGCTTTCGGGAGGCATATTCCGATTGACAATGGTCAAGATAGTCCCAATATATAAAGAAACAATGACAAGGGCTGACAACCAATTAGGCACCAACAGATTAAAATAGAAAAAGGCCGCAAAAACAAGAAATAATTCTAGTAACATGATAATGATGCTGAAACCATACTTGGACATCAGCAAACGAAACTTGCCTAGATCCATCTCAATCCTCCCTCGTTTCATATTTCATCTAGTATAACAATAATTAGCAGCAATTTCAAAATTTTTTCAAAAAAATAGCCTCTAGTCCAAGGTTAAAGGAAGTCCCAACACTCCGTTATTCACAAACGCAAAAAGCTGGAGCGTCTGTCCAGCCTTTTGTAGGATGTTCTTTTTTGAAAATTATTGTTTGGTGAAGACGATTGTGTCGTCATCATCGTTTTCCTGCGACAAATCTTCCAGAGTCAGTTGATTACCCTCTACTCGATAACGTTTAACGTCATCTCCAACAATCATGGTTTGATTGGTTGGAGCAATCTGCACCTGTTCAATTTCCTGGTCACCGTCGCGTTCGACTTTGGTCAGGGTTCCTTTATTTCCAGAAACTTCTAGGGTTAAGGCATCACCTTCATGAGTGGCCTTATAGGTCCCATCTAAGTCACTAGCAGCTGTTTGACTGGAAGTAGAAGCCTCTGAACTACTAGTATTTGCGCTACCGTTTGTATTGCTACTTGCCTTGCTATTTGATGACACTGTCTCAGATGACTGAGAAACAGAGGAACTCACTTGAGATTGAGCAGCCTGATTGGATGGATTTTGACCAGAATTGCCACAAGACACCAATACAAAAGCGGTCATAGCCGTAAGGGCTGAAAGAACTAATTTTTTTGAAACCTTCATTTTGTTTCTCCTTTCTTTGTTCCACTTCCATTTTACCAAACAAGGCTTTCTATGGTCAACTTATACACTCTGGAGGTAGGCTCGAACCTCTGCAATGAAATAGAGTGAGCCCGTTACGAAAAGAACTTGGTCGGCCGTCTGCTCTTGTTTGAAACTCTCAATAAAGGCTCTATAATCAGCCACATATTCAAAGTCCGCAGCTTCTGCCTGCCCCACAGATTCTCCGTAGTCAAAGCTAGTCACCGTCACCTGAACCTCTGGCAGAGCCTCCTGCAAATAGGCCAGCATACCGCTATAATCCTTGCGCTTCAAAGCTCCAAACAGCAGGCTGCATGTCTTGCCCTTCTGCCCCTTGATAAACTCGACCAAACGCGACAAAGCCGGTAAATTATGAGCACCATCCAAATAGATATTCGGGCTAATTTCCTCTAGTCGCCCCGCCCAATGGGTCTTCTGCAAAGAAGAAGGAAGCAGAGAAAAATCAATTTCCCAGTCCATTTGCTTCATAAAAAGCAGAAAGGCCTGCAAAGCCAGCGCTGCATTTTCTTTTTGGTAGGCACCTTGTAATCCCAAGATCAAATGCGATAAAAGCAGGTCTGTATTCTTAAAAGAACGATCAGAAAACCAAAAATCTCGCCCGTATTCATACAAATCCAAGTCCAAGCTTGCTGCCCGCTGCTCACAAACCCGACGAGCCTCCTCCGGCAAGGGGCCTATGATTGCAGAACGACCTTTTTTGAAAATACCAGCCTTCTGCTCTGCAATCGCTGTAAGCGTCTGCCCCAAGGTCTCCTGATGATCCAAGCCCACTGAGGTCACCACTGCAACTTGCCCATCCAAGACATTGGTCGTATCCAAAAGTCCACCAATCCCCACCTCGATGAGAGCCAGATCAACCTGCTCCTCTCTAAAATAAAGAAAGGCCAGCAAGGTCAAGATTTCAAAATAGGATAGCTGGTCGTGAGTCTTGACCAATTCACTCTCCATCTCCTGAATCTGCCGCCCTAAGCGAACAAAATCAGTATCCGAAATCGGCAGTCCATTGATACAAATGCGGTCATGAACACTGACCATATGCGGTGATGTAAAGCTAGCTACTTTTTTCCCCTGATCGGCAAATAAATTCCGCATAAAAGCAATTGTGGAGCCCTTGCCATTGGTTCCCGTCACATGAATGACGGGGTAAGCCCCTTCAGGATTCCCCAGCAAATCTACAGCTCTCTGCATCCGCTCCAGGCCTGAACGAAAGTTCAGGCCAATGCGACCGTTCAACCATTTTTCAATCTCATTCATCACTTTTCCTATATAAAAAGAGAAGCGAAGCAGACTTCAAATGTGAATCGCCACTCGCTTCCCTCTTTTCTATTCGTTAGAAAGAAACTATCTGTAGCCAAGCTGAGATAAACTCACAAGCTGGCTGATTTTCTAGTTTCTAAGCTCAGGCTAAAAAGGTCCCCCGGACCTTCCTCGCTTTCTAGTTTTCAAGCTCGGGCTGAGGCTGGGACAAAAGTCCTAGCCTCTCAATTGTCTTTGGATTGTCGAGCAAGACGCAGTGGTTGAGTGGGCTCTACTACGCTGATTTCATCAGCTTTTACAGCCCTACTCAACTGTGCGGAGGTGGGACGACGAAATCGAATTCTAACGAATTACCAATTTCTGTCCCACTCTCACTCCTCCATAAAGCTGTTGAAGACTTCTTCAATCATATCCCACTCTGCATCAGAGTCTTCTGGGATTGGTTCCAATTCGCCTTCTGTTCCGTCTTCATTTTCTATAAATGAGTAAGCTTGGATTTCAACTTCGCCGTTCTCATCTTCTTCAGCATTGACCGGTACCAAGAGTACGTAATTTTTCCAAACTCTTCTTTGCCATCAATGGTCAAAAGAATTTCAAATAAATTCTCGTTTCCTTGCTCATCTACCAAGGTAATCAATTCAGGTTTTTCCTGTTCGTGGTCATGGTTATGATCGTGTGCCATAATAATTTCCTCAATTCTTTCTAAAAATTTCTATCTAGATAATTCTGTAATATCAGCTGAGCCGCCAATTTGTCAATCACTTTTTTGCGCTTGCTGCGGCTGACATCTGCCTGTTCAATCAGCATGCGCTCAGCAGCCACTGTCGTCAGACGCTCGTCCTGATACTCGACTGGAATTTGGAAAAGCTCGGCAATTTTCTCGCCATAAGCCTTACTCGCTTCCACTCGTGGGCCGCTGGTATTGTTCATGTTTTTAGGGAGGCCAAGCACAAACTTGTCCACCTTATATTGCTCGACAAGCTCTGTCAAACGCTCAAAACCGAACTGCTCTTTTTCCTCATCAATCTGAATGATTTCAAGTCCCTGAGCAGTGAAACCAAGCGGATCGCTAATCGCAACGCCTACCGTTTTCGAGCCGACATCCAGTCCCATAATTCTCATCAGAGGTCAATGCCTTGCCCTTTCAAATAATAACGCACCAGTTCTTCTACGATTTCATCACGTTCGTATTTACGAATCTGGTTTCGAGCATTATTATAACGAGGCACATAAGCAGGATCTCCACTCAGCACGTAACCTACGATTTGATTGATTGGATTGTAACCCTTGTCATTGAGTGACTTGTAGACATCGGTTAAAGTCTCACTAATTTCTTTTTTATTTGAATCATCAAGATTAAAACGTACCGTTTCATCTGTAAATCCCACAATTACACCCTCTTTCTTTAAGAATATGTCTATTATAGCATAATTACAACATTTTCACAAACTTAATCCATGTAAAATTTCTACTTTTTCGACATTTTTTCAACTCTTTACCTCTTCTTCTCATCAAAAAACTAGCCCTTTTTAAAGACTAGTTTTCATCAGACATATTAGGATGGATTGCTAACTTCCTTACCCCCTTCATCTTGGAAGGACTTGATAAATTCTTCTGGCGTCTGGGACTTCATTTGTTTAAAGAGTGGTCCGTAGGTCGGTACCTTAGCAGCAGCATCGTAATCAAGAGTTGTCGGATCGATGATAAAATCAATATCAACAGTGCCCTTTTCAGTCACTTTAACCTGAACTTCAATGCCTTTCACTTGTTCAAGCTTATCGACTCCTGAACTTTGCTTGAAGCTCTTACTCACTTCTTCCTGTAAAGAAGATAAATCTTGACCAGCTAAGTACTCCTTAGCATCTTCTGGTAAATTTTGCGAAATAGCAATATTAACCTTTTCATACTTCTTGCCTTTGTAGGTAACCGTCAAGGTCATCGTTTGATCAAGTCCTTGTACCTTTTGATTTAACTGATAAGACTTGGTAACCGATTTTTCTTTTGACTCACTTTGAACAGACTGGTTGCCACCAGCTTTTCCTCCATTTGACTGTTGTCCACAAGCTGTCAACACCGCCAAACTAGCCATTAAAAGTACTACTGATTTTTTCATTTCTTTCTCCTTTTTGGTTTTCTATGATTGACAAGAAGCTTCCTTACTGTTGCTCCTCAGCTCCGTTCATCAATAAATTATCGATATATTCTTCCGGTGGCATCTGCGTCATTTCTTTTAGATTGCTATTTTTAAAATAGTTTAAAGTAAGTGCCTTTTCGATATCCAAATTGTCAAAATCGTAGGTTGAAGTGATTTTTAGTTCATTTTCATTGAGAATCTGGACATTTCCAGTGAAACCAGCAACTGTTTTGGCTTGGGTATAGTCCGTATCCTTTTGCATTGACTCATCCAAGAGCCGCTGAGTCTCCTCCAGCCCCACTTCTTTAATCGCATTTTTGATGCTATCATCGGTCGGAGTAATTCTCTCCATGATTAGCTTGAGAAACCGTTTCCCTTGATAAGTGATCGTTTGACTAGATTGAATTCCTTGCTCATCTTTTGGAAAAACCAGCTTTTTGGTAATAATTTCCTGCTTTTCAGCCTGAGTGATAATGGGAAGAGTTGTAGTAATCTCCTCTTTTTTCCCTTTTGGCTTGTCTGCTTTCTTTTGAGCACAACCAGTCAAAATCACCGCTGTTAAGCCAAGAATAAGTAAAAATTTTTTCACGTTCCGTCCTCCTCAGAGATATTGTATCATAGTTTAACCGCTTGTCAATGATTTTTATGTGATGAAAATAGGAAAAGAGGCTGGGACAAAAGTCCTAGCCTCTCAATTGTCTTTGGATTGTCGAGCAAGACGCAGTGGTTGAGTGAGCTCTATTACGCTGATTTCATCAGTTTTTACAGCCCTACTCAACTGTGCGGAGGTGGGACGACGAAATCAAATTCTATCGAATTACCGATTTCTGTCACACTCTCTATTTTTATCCATTTATAGAGCTGCCCGTAAGCGAGCTTCTGCATTTTCGACATTGCGCACTGCACGAGGCAAGAAGGCACGGATATCGTCTTCCTTGTAACCAACTTGGAGACGCTTATCATCCACCAAAATCGGACTTTTCAGAATCCGTGGTGTTTCCATGATAATGTCAATGACTTCGTTTACACTCAAATCTTCAATATCAACACCGAGTCCTTTTGCATAACGGTTTTTTGAAGATACAATGCTGGCAATGCCATTTTCAGTTTTTGCTAAAATATCAAGAATTTCTTCTTTGGTAATTCCTTCCTTACCAAGGTTTTGCTCCTTGTAAGTCAATTGATGGGCGTTTAGCCAGGTCTTTGCTTTTTTGCAGCTAGTACAACTTGAAACCGTATAAATTGTGATCATGCAAGTACTCCTTTCGCTACACGATACTACTATCGTAGTATATTATACCACAAAAACCATCGGTCTTGCGACCTATTTTGAAAAATTATTCCTCAATGTCAAAAGCATCATCTAGGTCAAGAGTGACTTCTTCCAACTTTTCAATAGGAGCCTCAGCCTTACCCTTCGCAGTTTCTGCCGCCTCATCATCTTCAATCAAACCGTATCGTACACGGACTTGACGGTCGATTTCGTCAAAGACTTCTGGATGATCAGCCAAGTATTTCTTGGCATTTTCAGAACCTTGGCCGATTTTTTCATCGTTGTAGGAGTACCAAGCACCCGCTTTTTTAATGATATCCAAATCAGTCGCAATCTTAATCAACTCACCTGTCTTAGAAATACCTTCTCCGTACATGATTTCCACAAAGGCTTCCTTGAATGGCGGAGCTACCTTGTTTTTAACGACTTTGATTTTGGTTTCCTTACCAACGTTGGTATCCTTGGCATCGCCAGTACCCTTGATCTGGGTATTACCACGAACATCCAGACGGACAGATGCGTAGAACTTGAGGGCACGTCCACCTGGTGTTGTTTCAGGATTTCCAAACATAACACCAACTTTTTCACGCAACTGGTTGATAAAGATGGCAATCGTCTTGGTTTTGTTGATAGAAGCAGACAGTTTGCGCATGGCTTGGCTCATCATCCGAGCCTGCAAACCAACGTGGCTGTCACCGATATCCCCATCGATTTCCGCACGAGGTACTAGGGCCGCAACCGAGTCGATAACGACCAAATCAACTGCACCAGAATCAATCAATTTACCAGCAATTTCAAGACCTTGTTCCCCAGAATCAGGCTGAGACAGCAGCAATTCATCAATGTTTACACCCAGAGCTGCAGCGTATGACGGATCCAAAGCGTGCTCAGCATCGATAAAGGCTGCAATTCCACCTTCTTTTTGCGCTTGAGCC
This genomic window from Streptococcus cristatus AS 1.3089 contains:
- a CDS encoding IreB family regulatory phosphoprotein, whose product is MGFTDETVRFNLDDSNKKEISETLTDVYKSLNDKGYNPINQIVGYVLSGDPAYVPRYNNARNQIRKYERDEIVEELVRYYLKGQGIDL
- a CDS encoding SP0191 family lipoprotein is translated as MKKFLLILGLTAVILTGCAQKKADKPKGKKEEITTTLPIITQAEKQEIITKKLVFPKDEQGIQSSQTITYQGKRFLKLIMERITPTDDSIKNAIKEVGLEETQRLLDESMQKDTDYTQAKTVAGFTGNVQILNENELKITSTYDFDNLDIEKALTLNYFKNSNLKEMTQMPPEEYIDNLLMNGAEEQQ
- a CDS encoding bifunctional folylpolyglutamate synthase/dihydrofolate synthase, whose product is MNEIEKWLNGRIGLNFRSGLERMQRAVDLLGNPEGAYPVIHVTGTNGKGSTIAFMRNLFADQGKKVASFTSPHMVSVHDRICINGLPISDTDFVRLGRQIQEMESELVKTHDQLSYFEILTLLAFLYFREEQVDLALIEVGIGGLLDTTNVLDGQVAVVTSVGLDHQETLGQTLTAIAEQKAGIFKKGRSAIIGPLPEEARRVCEQRAASLDLDLYEYGRDFWFSDRSFKNTDLLLSHLILGLQGAYQKENAALALQAFLLFMKQMDWEIDFSLLPSSLQKTHWAGRLEEISPNIYLDGAHNLPALSRLVEFIKGQKGKTCSLLFGALKRKDYSGMLAYLQEALPEVQVTVTSFDYGESVGQAEAADFEYVADYRAFIESFKQEQTADQVLFVTGSLYFIAEVRAYLQSV
- the ruvX gene encoding Holliday junction resolvase RuvX — encoded protein: MRIMGLDVGSKTVGVAISDPLGFTAQGLEIIQIDEEKEQFGFERLTELVEQYKVDKFVLGLPKNMNNTSGPRVEASKAYGEKIAELFQIPVEYQDERLTTVAAERMLIEQADVSRSKRKKVIDKLAAQLILQNYLDRNF
- the nrdD gene encoding anaerobic ribonucleoside-triphosphate reductase, yielding MILREEKFDTAPAIYVEKRDGRRVNFDVSKIYKAMVRAAQDLGPMTPMLEAKLETITDRVVAEISSRFAKYVKIYEIQNIVEHELLNAKEYAIAENYITYRTQRDFERSKATDINFTIDKLLNKDRTVVNENANKDSDVFNTQRDLTAGIVGKSIGLKMLPPHVANAHQKGDIHYHDLDYSPYTPMTNCCLIDFDSMLKNGFKIGNAEVESPKSIQTATAQISQIIANVASSQYGGCSADRIDEVLAPYAELNYQKHLKDAEQWVLPDKQEEYAWAKTKKDIYDAMQSLEYEINTLFTSNGQTPFTSLGFGLGTNRFEREIQKAILNIRIKGLGSEHRTAIFPKLIFTLKRGLNLEPGTPNYDIKELALECATKRMYPDVLSYDKIIDLTGSFKVPMGCRSFLQGWKDENGQEVNSGRMNLGVVTVNLPRIALESEGDLDKFWEIFNERMNIAEDALVYRVERTKEASPANAPILYQYGAFGQRLGKYDQVDQLFTHRRATVSLGYIGLYEVAAVFYGGNWETNPEAKDFTIAIVKDMKRRVEEWSDQYDYHFSVYSTPSESLTDRFCRLDTEKFGIVPDITDKEYYTNSFHYDVRKNPTPFEKLDFEKIYPEVGASGGFIHYCEYPVLQQNPKALEAVWDYAYDRVGYLGTNTPIDRCYKCNFEGDFTPTERGFTCPNCGNSDPKTVDVVKRTCGYLGNPQARPMVNGRHKEISARVKHMNGSTIKYEGN
- a CDS encoding SP_0198 family lipoprotein, yielding MKVSKKLVLSALTAMTAFVLVSCGNSGQNPSNQAAQSQVSSSVSQSSETVSSNSKASSNTNGSANTSSSEASTSSQTAASDLDGTYKATHEGDALTLEVSGNKGTLTKVERDGDQEIEQVQIAPTNQTMIVGDDVKRYRVEGNQLTLEDLSQENDDDDTIVFTKQ
- a CDS encoding Heme/copper-type cytochrome/quinol oxidase subunit 1, which translates into the protein MNDRNRQENVEISVSLSAETWQNTNERRRIEKVIEPLPSFRLFVWSILVSLTSVFNPLLTNLATNLQSQNLYAGWALAQGEVAYANIYGTSGLLYYLLSWLGNLFLGPVVFLLFQVVALTLAGIYLFQTITHITVRTGLARQITILFYLFVLTLGFGGTYSMIFAFPFIFWSLSHLVKYLQGRVRDESFIRFGMVGALAFLIEPAFSLLFYSLTTLFLLLYSIADKRKARGFYQLLAGLLGFSLVFYPLGYYTVLNGSFGVAISQVTYVLEAFRLNSNYLLDHLLYYGLLFLGLGFLTALMTAFAFKEEPTDARGMRFIGLLGLPISFVGVLGLPEKGAYQLLITLPFALLLLALWLDTGGDRDGHERRHRKPTNASSWNRYLGKQLFLPLLAMLYLLAYPFVNEYILSNGVSAERNLAAQHIRENSTAKDSIYAWDNTASLYQQAQRLSTISLLSPSLYTGTEENRILLRNALNEASPKFILVNKDVKLYSDIKKKISQDYEEVDLELNHFKLYQSK
- the cls gene encoding cardiolipin synthase → MDLGKFRLLMSKYGFSIIIMLLELFLVFAAFFYFNLLVPNWLSALVIVSLYIGTILTIVNRNMPPESKVTWLLFAVVPVFGFLLYLMIGERRLSKKEIQQLEKMDSMKFREDNSYDLRVELKQENKSAFGIVKSLLSMDHNADVYDGTASQYFPLGEEMFEAMLDDLRSAKKFIFLEFYIIDPGLMWNRILEILVDKVQQGVEVKLLYDDIGCMATLSGDYTKRLRKMGIDAHKFNKVIPRMTVAYNNRDHRKILVVDGQVGYTGGINLADEYINHIVRFGHWKDGGVRLEGSAVKALTRLFLMNWYINRGEITDFDRYHFDSQRVEGKGLYIPYGSGPKPIYKEQVGKAVYQNIINQAIDYVYITTPYLIIDYDLTEDIKNAAMRGVDVRIVTPFIPDKKLIQIVTRGAYPDLMEAGVRIYEYTPGFIHSKNVISDDELAVVGTINFDYRSLVHHYENAVLMYQTESIADIKQDFEDLFDVSKEISLETLQNSWYQRLLKEIMQLFAPLL
- a CDS encoding SP0191 family lipoprotein — translated: MKKSVVLLMASLAVLTACGQQSNGGKAGGNQSVQSESKEKSVTKSYQLNQKVQGLDQTMTLTVTYKGKKYEKVNIAISQNLPEDAKEYLAGQDLSSLQEEVSKSFKQSSGVDKLEQVKGIEVQVKVTEKGTVDIDFIIDPTTLDYDAAAKVPTYGPLFKQMKSQTPEEFIKSFQDEGGKEVSNPS
- the spx gene encoding transcriptional regulator Spx, whose amino-acid sequence is MITIYTVSSCTSCKKAKTWLNAHQLTYKEQNLGKEGITKEEILDILAKTENGIASIVSSKNRYAKGLGVDIEDLSVNEVIDIIMETPRILKSPILVDDKRLQVGYKEDDIRAFLPRAVRNVENAEARLRAAL